A genomic segment from Vicia villosa cultivar HV-30 ecotype Madison, WI unplaced genomic scaffold, Vvil1.0 ctg.000339F_1_1, whole genome shotgun sequence encodes:
- the LOC131626968 gene encoding uncharacterized protein LOC131626968 codes for MDVERSSLCNCVVNFLLEENYVLTAFELLHELLDDGHDDQAIRLKHYFSDPSLFPHDQISRLNSLRVADPQTLLEEKEAAVEKLAISDYELRLALEDISKLKSELQKKTEKIHELSATQFSGDASVNDGQQIHQQNNTSFTDLGPLKDTERQDLNCAVKEYLLIAGYRLTAMTFYEEVTDQNLDTWQNTPASVPDALRHYYYQYLSSTSEAAEEKFSLLQENKTLLNSNQKLKLEKEALLKNKDLTDAQIGTLTKSLEAMQKDIRDKENQVLVLKQSLEQQRKELNDCRAEITSLKMHLEGSLSGNNLVVKEVNNVPSQSYEKYEEEIKKLQVEIDSLKEMNVRAPEPGGYVGSEMENLQTDDKVIEIHEDQDSISNPVAVVVGAVRNEDAQSSAVQSLNEKANKDEDTLPKLFNAVNTNSASENIKNDSKQIVGQHEDSRLLQISDSGLGTVQILADALPKIVPYVLINHREELLPLIMCAIERHPDSSTRDSLTHTLFNLIKRPDEQQRRIIMDACVNLAKNVGEMRTETELLPQCWEQISHMYEERRLLVAQSCGELAEYVRPEIRDSLILSIVQQLIEDSASVVREGAARNLAMLLPLFPNMDKYFKVEELMFQLVCDPAGVVVETALKELVPAVIEWGNNLDHVLRVLLSHILNSALRCPPLSGVEGSIESHLRVLGERERWNVDVLLRMLMEILPFVHQKAFGTCPFLSTTETAPTVLSIPLLELYAREQVEWVTFEWMHVECFPNLIQLACLLPQKEDNLRSRISKFLSSVSEYFGESYVTCIMLPVFLIAVGDDADLTFFPTTIHSRIKGLKPRSAIADRLSTMCVLPLLLAGVLSAPGKHGQLEGYLKKLLLEDSSMQNRSTKHTPEIINAIRFICTCEENHVMVFNILWEMVVSSNISMKINAAHLLKVIVPYIDAKAASTHVLPALVTLGSDQNLNVKYASIDAFGAVAQHFKNDMIVDKIRVQMDAFLEDGSHEATIAVIRALVIAVPHTIDRLRDYLLSKIFQLTAMPSAAKDLTRRRERADVFCEAIRALDATDLPANSVRDFFLPAIQNLLKDLDALDPAHKEALEIIMKERSGGTFETISKVMGAAHLALPTSVSNIFGEGGLLGKKETTESPTEAVVSPKIATPPAEDTRFRRIMMGNFSDMLRGKAKAQEDGQNQ; via the exons ATGGACGTAGAGAGATCGTCACTCTGCAATTGCGTTGTCAACTTTCTCTTAGAAGAGAACTACGTTCTCACAGCATTTGAACTTCTTCACGAGCTTCTCGATGACGGACACGACGATCAAGCTATTCGTCTTAAGCATTACTTTTCCGATCCCTCTCTCTTTCCGCATGATCAAATCTCTCGCCTCAACTCTCTCCGAG TGGCAGATCCTCAAACTTTGCTGGAAGAGAAAGAAGCAGCTGTAGAAAAGTTAGCTATTAGTGATTATGAACTGCGTTTGGCTTTAGAAGACATCTCAAAACTCAAGAGTGAATTGCAGAAGAAGACAGAAAAAATTCATGAACTAAGTG CTACGCAGTTTAGTGGAGATGCTTCTGTGAATGACGGGCAACAAATTCATCAGCAAAATAATACTTCCTTCACCGATTTGGGTCCATTAAAGGATACTGAACGTCAAGATCTTAATTGTGCCGTAAAGGAATATTTGCTTATAGCTGGTTACCGTCTTACTGCAATGACATTTTATGAAGAG GTTACAGACCAGAACTTGGACACTTGGCAGAACACACCTGCATCTGTACCTGATGCCTTGCGGCATTATTATTATCAGTATCTTTCATCGACTTCAGAGGCTGCTGAG GAAAAATTTTCTCTGCTTCAAGAGAATAAAACATTGCTGAATTCAAATCAGAAGCTGAAACTAGAAAAGGAAGCCTTGTTGAAGAACAAAGATTTGACTGATGCTCAAATAGGAACATTGACAAAATCCTTGGAGGCAATGCAGAAAGATATTAGAGACAAAGAGAACCAG GTGCTAGTTTTAAAACAGTCCTTGGAGCAGCAAAGAAAAGAGCTCAATGACTGCAGAGCTGAGATCACTTCACTGAAAATGCATCTTGAAGGGTCTCTCTCAGGAAATAATCTGGTTGTCAAGGAAGTTAATAATGTTCCGTCTCAATCTTACGAGAAGTATGAGGAAGAAATTAAGAAATTGCAGGTGGAAATTGACTCGCTGAAGGAAATGAATGTAAGAGCTCCTGAACCTGGAGGTTATGTTGGTTCTGAAATGGAAAATTTACAAACAGATGATAAAGTTATTGAGATTCATGAAGACCAAGATTCAATCTCAAATCCTGTTGCCGTGGTGGTTGGTGCTGTACGCAATGAAGATGCTCAATCATCAGCTGTTCAATCTCTGAATGAGAAAGCAAATAAAGATGAAGATACCTTGCCTAAATTATTTAATGCTGTAAATACAAATAGTGCTTCTGAAAATATCAAAAACGACTCCAAACAAATTGTTGGTCAACATGAGGACAGTAGGTTACTTCAAATATCAGACAGT GGATTAGGAACAGTTCAGATACTTGCAGATGCTTTGCCTAAAATCGTTCCTTATGTCTTGATCAATCATCGCGAG GAGCTCCTTCCTCTAATAATGTGTGCTATCGAGCGCCACCCAGACAGCAGCACTCGAGATTCTTTGACCCACACATTGTTTAATTTGATCAAGCGTCCTGATGAGCAGCAGAGACGAATAATAATGGAT GCATGTGTCAACCTTGCAAAGAATGTTGGAGAGATGAGAACAGAAACAGAATTGCTTCCACAGTGCTGGGAACAA ATAAGTCACATGTACGAGGAGCGTAGATTGCTTGTTGCTCAGTCATGCGGAGAGCTTGCAGAATATGTACGGCCGGAGATTCGCGATTCTCTTATTTTATCTATTGTGCAGCAACTAATAGAAGACTCTGCCAGTGTTGTTCGAGAGGGTGCAGCTCGAAATCTAGCTATGCTGCTTCCACTTTTCCCAAACATGGATAAATATTTCAAG GTGGAGGAGCTGATGTTCCAATTAGTCTGTGACCCGGCTGGAGTGGTGGTGGAAACTGCTCTCAAGGAATTGGTTCCTGCAGTTATAGAGTGGGGAAACAATTTAGATCACGTTTTGAGAGTTTTACTTTCTCATATTTTAAATTCAGCTCTG CGTTGTCCACCTCTTTCTGGGGTTGAAGGGTCTATAGAGTCACATCTCCGTGTATTGGGTGAAAGAGAGCGCTGGAATGTAGATGTTTTGTTGAGAATGCTGATGGAAATACTTCCTTTCGTGCACCAAAAAGCATTTGGCACTTGTCCCTTCTTGTCCACCACAGAAACTGCACCAACTGTGTTATCTATCCCATTGCTTGAATTGTATGCCAG GGAACAAGTTGAATGGGTTACATTTGAGTGGATGCATGTTGAGTGTTTTCCAAATTTGATACAGTTGGCCTGCCTGTTGCCACAGAAAGAAGATAATTTACGGAGCAGGATTTCAAAG TTTTTGTCATCTGTTTCTGAATATTTTGGGGAGTCGTATGTGACATGCATAATGCTGCCAGTATTTTTAATTGCAGTAGGGGATGATGCGGATTTGACTTTTTTTCCTACTACGATCCATTCAAGAATTAAAG GTTTGAAGCCAAGATCTGCCATTGCTGATAGGCTTTCTACAATGTGTGTCTTACCGCTACTGTTAGCTGGTGTTTTGAGTGCTCCTGGAAAACATGGACAGTTAGAAGGATATTTAAAGAAGCTGCTTCTTGAAGATAGTTCCATGCAAAACCGATCAACCAAGCACACTCCTGAGATTATTAATGCTATCCGCTTCATTTG CACATGTGAAGAAAACCATGTCATGGTATTTAATATATTGTGGGAAATGGTGGTCAGCTCTAACATAAGCATGAAAATAAATGCTGCACATCTGCTGAAAGTTATT GTGCCATATATTGATGCAAAGGCTGCTTCAACTCATGTTTTGCCCGCTCTAGTTACTCTTGGATCTGATCAAAATCTGAATGTGAAGTATGCCAGCATAGATGCATTTGGCGCAGTGGCTCAGCACTTCAAAAATGATATG ATTGTTGACAAGATACGTGTTCAAATGGATGCTTTTCTTGAAGATGGTTCTCATGAAGCTACTATCGCTGTTATTCGTGCGTTGGTGATTGCTGTACCACATACAATAGACAGACTTAGAGATTAT CTTTTGTCCAAGATTTTCCAACTTACAGCAATGCCAAGTGCAGCAAAAGACTTAACGCGTCGACGAGAGAGAGCTGATGTATTCTGTGAGGCAATCCGTGCTCTGGATGCTACAG ATCTTCCTGCAAATAGTGTTAGGGACTTCTTCCTACCTGCAATACAGAATCTCTTGAAAGATTTGGATGCACTGGATCCAGCTCACAAAGAAGCACTTGAAATTATTATGAAGGAAAGATCAGGGGGAACTTTTGAGACTATTAGCAAGGTAATGGGTGCTGCTCATCTTGCGCTTCCAACATCAGTTAGCAACATTTTTGGTGAGGGTGGGTTACTCGGAAAGAAAGAAACCACTGAGTCACCAACCGAGGCAGTTGTGTCCCCCAAGATCGCCACTCCACCAGCAGAGGACACTAGATTCAGACGTATCATGATGGGAAATTTCAGCGACATGCTTCGTGGCAAAGCAAAAGCCCAAGAGGATGGTCAGAACCAATAA